CAGTTTTATAGTGATTAAATCATGGTTGTATTACAGGTCATTCAAGAGCTTATGTAGTTTCTTTACAGCAAGCCATAAATGTTCATCAATCATGACCACTTATTTAAGTTTTCCCCCtcttaatcttttctttttttacttctttGCCATTATGTTGATGTATGCTCAGCTTAGTttatcataatgttttggcaccttgtttatgtatttgaaattttgacaattaaaaaaagtatTGGTTGTCAGTCACTGTTGTAAAACATattctgcttaaagggatagttcacccaaaactaaaaaaaatctgtcaacatttactcactcaagttgttccaaacctgcatgacctGCTGTAAGtcataatgttagcctcagtcaccattcattttcattgaataGGAAGAAAAtgtgcaatggaagtgaatggttgactttgccaaacatctcttttagtgttccacagaagaaaagaaaattatactggtttagaacaacatgaggctgcATGATAACAGAAaggtcattttggggtgaactatccctttgctATACTTATATATAATGTCACGCTAAACATAGCTGAAGAGGACGTTCTCCCCTTTATGTGTATTAAATTGGGGAATTGaagtgtgtgtacaggtttgggtggtttacaaggacattttgttaggttacaaactggtaattacaagggtattatgctataaatgtggttaatgagggcatttctagtgtccccataagtCAAATCGCTTAAAtgtactaaacaatgtttttttgtgaggtttatgggtaggggatagaatatatatttcatacagtataaaaatcattatgtctatgtatattcctcataaggatagccgcaccaacgagagagagagagagagagcgagagcgccTGTATTGTGACAGCTGTGAACACTCCTTGTTAAAACAACATCCATGGGAACTTTGGTTTCCATGGATGTTCCAGGGAGAGAACAACTTTAGCTGTTATTTGTTTACctatatgttttaatatatatttatgacatATTGTATCAAAATATCATATGGTATAATCACCTAGAGAAAGTATACAAAAGGTCAAAGAATCAAGAATGGCATgtgtagtgcagaataatcttttattattatttctaaaaaataaaaagaatagtttaaaatagtattcatgtttaaaaataccATTGTCCACTAAATCAAAATCATGTGGTGCGTTACCAATAGGTAGCCATTTTGCCATTTCTTCTTAGTTATAAAATCAAATTGGAACTTGACGTTGaattgttttaaactagatttaatCTTTAaatgatttcttatttttaacacCACAGACAACCTTATTCGTCAGTGActgattatatataaaaattaaaaacagatttttcatttctgggtgaattatACGTTTTAAAATGCAGTATATCAGCACTGTGCAAAGGTCTTagatgcattatatttttcacaaaaatagtttctccccaatttggaattcccaatgtgctctaagtcctcgtggtggcgtattgactcgcctcaatctgggtggcggaggaggaatctcagttgcctctgcgtctgagaccatcaaccaacgcatcttatcacatggcttgttgagcgcattactgcggagacatagcacatatGGAGGATTCACGCACAAATCACCACGCatcccaccaagagcgaaccacattatagcgaccacatggaggttaccccatgtgaatctaccctctctagcaaccgggccaatttggttgattcggagacctggctggagtctctccgtacgccctggattcaaactcgcgactccaggggtggtagtaagtgtctttacacgctgagctacccaggcccacttaaaatggttattttatatattctgcttttagtgtatcagtagaaaatttaaaatgttcaatattgcctttgcaaatagaattgaatagaaaaaGAACAAGGAGCCCTACAACATATGACATGGTCCCCAGAGAGCCTAAATCTCAACATCATTGCATCAGTCTGGGAATTTGTATGACAGTAATTGTTaagtgaaaactatttatggcactattttttaagacatcttcactatgcaacatttttcacaagttcattaaacttttgcacagtactgtaaatatatactgtatatacagtatagttgctttttttaaacatatagTTTAACCcataaatttaaattctgtcatcatttactcacgctcctATTCTTCCAAACcgtcttctgtggagcacaaaaagagatgtaaggcagaatgttagcctttcattgcatctttttccaataCAATGAAGGCGAATGGTGACTTTGACTTACATTCTGTTCACATCACAAGCTTTTGTATGACTGAggttattctgcctaacatctgcttttacGTTCCACAGAAAACcaaaaaacaacatgagggtgaataaatgaaaaagcgaactatccctttcagtGTTACTCCTTCTCCTTGCAGTTTTCAGAgtaacttttaatgtttttgtgtatGGATATGCGTGCTACTGTGCTCTGCAGTTTGTGCTTTGGGAGTGCCATTTCCTCTGACTGTCTGTATGTGGATGTGTGAATGCATTTGTATCTGTGTTAGTGGACCACGCCTCTTTCAGGAAGACAGATGCTAGACTGAGCTGCTCAAGTCAACCCCGTTCTCTGAATTCCCCACTTGGATCCAAGTATGAGAGCAAGAGAGTAAGAAACATGGGAAGTTGGGTGGGAGAAATGACACTAGAAGAGGAAACTAGAACAGAAGGAAAGGTGGAAAGGAAAGAAACAGAAGGAAAGGAAAGGTGGATCTGATAATGGAGGAAAGCGGTGCTTGAATGGGTAAATATTTAGTGTCATGAGAAGAGCCATTGCACCAGAGCAGTTTTCTGCCAGACATCGAACTCTCACTTTAGTGCAAGTTCACTTGCCTCTGCCATGCAAAAACATTCACTCAGAAGGTATACAAATATCCAAGCCAGTGAGCACATCCTAGTTTGTTATAGTTTGCAAAGACACAAGAAGACATAAAGAGAATCAAGTTCACAGCAGAATTGGTATTGATTTGTCTATCCCTCCTCCCTATTGTAATGTTGACTTTTAAGGGACATTTGTTTAACACAGACTTgataaatgtcaaattgaatgagatggaaattgcaaaaatatgaaGCGCTAAGTTAGTGTGGGTGACCCCATTTTATGAAAGGACATATTCCCCtgctttaattataattttttccattgTGATTATTGTCACACCATAAGGTCTAAAGTTCAAGGCTGCAAAGACTTTAGTCGACTTTTAACACTTTCTCTGTGTACAAAACCTCAGATGCATTTGGTCATAAAACATATAACTTAGACACATTAATTTGAATAGACTCAAAAACGTAACTTCATTTCGAAGTTAgacttcttctttttctttcagaGGCTCTACAGTGGGGGTGTGAGGGTGAAAAAAAGCAGATTGGACCCTGAAACTGTTGTTctggattctgattggctgactcCTGTTGCTAGGCTTATGTCATTGTGTTTTTTCACTCTTTCTTCCCCGTTCTCTGATAGGTCAGGATAGAACTGGTTCAGACGAGGGCTGTCAGACAACTTTTCTGCCACTTGTTGAACATCCGAAGGCTTGTGGTTTTAGCGTGTCTGCTCGTTCAGCACAAGAAAAACAACAGTGCAGAGACCCACATTCATACAGAGAGGCACATCTACAAACACTCTTTTACTCAGAAAGTGTTCACACCGAATGAAAACTTTTTTCTCTGGCCGACAGTCATGAACAGCGGTTGAGTTGTTTGTTGGCAGAAGTTGGCTGTTGTTCTCACAGCGCCAAGAATTCACCTTTTCAATCTTATCAGTCTCAAACATATTCTTCAGTGAACATGGGTTAAACTGGCATAATCTTTAACTCAAGCAATTGTTTTACAATGTTgtcttttaaaagaaaatgactaAAATGTATGTGGTATTAATAAGATAATAAATATAAGTTTAATAAAACTAGAGAAAGGGTTTGCAGCTGTCAAATGATAATCTCCTTGAATGGTCCTTTAAAAAatggttttactttttttttttttttttacctgttgtttttaaagaaaaacgtGAAATGTGATGTCGATGAAACAAAGACTTTTGGAAGTTGGTGTACTCTTCTAAGAAATGCATGTGATGCATATGCCCAAACATGTTGCTCATGGGTATTTGAATGGCTTGGATAATGCAACAACCAAACATCCTTACTTTCCTTTTCTTGAAGTTATTACTAATTCAAAGAATTGGGTGCTGCTGATGTAGCTTTTTTGTTAGAGCACCAAGCAATTCGATTACTGAACCCATTGAACTTTTGATGCAATGTTTCAGTTTATCAGCCATTTCCAAAGCTTTTTATTACTCTTTGTGTTAAAGGTTGTATTTGCATGAGATTTGAGTATATCTATATGTCCTGGTCTGTGTGAAACGTCTTTCGTATTCACAAATATAACATTGGGACTTTCGGATAAAGCAGTCAAGCCCAAGGTTGTGATATGGTGTGTGTGAAGTAAAGCCTTAAGTTTGTTCTCAGATTATATTTATGGCCATGATCTTTTTTTAGTAAAAAGGAAAGGGTGCCATGGGCCGAAGTGGGTGCAAGGCAAACGCTGACCATTCTCTTCTGTAGGCTTGCTGAGCCATAGGGATCGGTGGGTCTGGTTAACCACCCCCCTCTCCCCAGAGAGAGTGCTGACTCCTGCTCTGGCCTGTGGGGTCTGGTGTGGGACGGTCCCGTTAGACACAAAGAACATGCTGAATAGCTACTCTTCATTGCGTGAGCGATCCCAAAATCAGTACAGGACTTGATTCAAACTGTTTGTCTATATCACTCTACGATATATTCTTCCTTTTTGCATCTTTGCATATATACAGAAAGTATGTTGTTTATCCAAGTAATTACTTTTGCAATTGCAGTTAAATCAAAAACACCTTTAAAATGCATGTGATAGAAAATATTTCTAAAGTTGATGAGTGTTATGCTGGAAATCAGCAAAGGATTGAtattgtatgcatgtatgtattgtATTCCAATACAGTGATTTTTTTGAGGGAATAGTGTGCTCAATAGTTCAAGGCTTTCAAGGAAAACAACTGTAGCCACCTGTAGTGCATTTTTTTTACTTGGAAAATAATCAATATCTGAGCTAAAAGCGTCACTTAAGTGACTTGACTTGGTCCCTATGTGGCATATTAAGCAGAGGGAAGGAATTGATCTTTGCTTGTTTTTCACTGTAGTCCATGCCGTCATCCTGGTTCACGTCGTCCAGTTTGTTTACTGAAGGAAAAACATCCCCTCCCACTGGCTTGGGCTTCTTCAATCTGTTCTGTACAAGATGTAATATTTCTTCTTCCTTCCTTTTTTGCAGGCCATTAAAATGACCCAGAGAAGTCAAAACATTATTATGTAAAAAGTTTCATAGGAAGTTCAAAACTGTTAAGTATTAACCAACATTTCAAAGATTGTCCAATCATATTCCTCCTGATACTACAGGAAAGCGTAATAAGAGCCTATAGAAATGCATGCGGGACGGTAACGACAATACAAAGACAGTTGGCATATGGCATACAACTTGCACCAACAAAGGGCTTCGGTATTTGATTAGTAATATTCGAACTCCTGTCTGAACTCACTTTTTAATTGCCATTTTTGCCTAAGCCCCTCCTGTAATCCCGCCCCCCTCACGTTGATTGGAGCAACGTAAGTTGTTTTTGCAATGCGATTGGCTGGTGGGCGCGTCAGTCATATTTACAGCCGGTTATTTACCACAAGAGGGCTAGTTAAAAGTGGGTATTCTGCTCTGGAGCTTGAACAGCTGAAATGATCTAGTAGTTTTACCCAATGCCTCAAGGAACTACGCTGAAGCGAATATAAAACAGTCGCTCAGTATGAGGCACGCGTCAGCATCTCATCAAACTGTGGAAAACTCCACTCTCACGATGACAGACTTTTTTAAAATTTGCACACAGTGTGAGCGGCTTAGTAAAAAGGTAAGAAATGTTGATTAGAGGTTGACAGCGagcatttaaatgactgtttCGTTAGTCTGTACTGTTCATAGTAATTTCAAGCGGCAGTGCAGTACATTCAGGTGTTTGCTGCAGTGCAGTCAGTTCTTTGTACTTCGCTGCCTCATTAACACACTGCTTGCTTGTGTTTCTCTGCCTGTTTTCGCTAGAAGTCTTAGACACTGCTCTTTGATCAAGTTACTGACAGTGTCATGCCCATGTCACATTGTTGAATGGTACTCTTTCGTTAAATCAACACGTTAAAATCATGTCCGCAGAATTCCTATTGTGCGGAGCGCTTAGATGGAGAATGAATGTCTGGCAATAGGCTTTTGCAAGGGGACAGATTACATTACGTGTGTAGTCAAGGTCAAtagtgttgttgttattattatttattttagactATAGTTTGCATATTTATATATGATTTGGCTCCTTTAGCGATGTTTTATGTCACTTGTTTATTTCTAACTCAAACAGCCTTTTAGGTTCATGGGGAAAGAGAGCTTCTAGATCTGGGTCCTCTCTTTGTGCCTTGGCCAGCTTCTATAGTATCATTGAATGCTGTTTAAGGTGTAACTGTTGCTACTGATTGcaattgtaattttgttttgttcgTTTTTGAAATTCTGTTGGAGAAAATTCTAGAATCAACCAATTGACATTTAAGCTGAGGAAGGATGTTGAAGTTAGTAGTTCTGGGCTTGATGCCATAATGACTTAGATATATAAtcctattttatttttctgaCAGTGCTTCTTTCAGTACATTGGTTTTAATGTGTTTGTGGATCATGTAATTATGTTATTCAAAGATGCCAACTGGTTTTGATCTATTGCAGGACGTTGGAGTGCGAATACCCAGACCGCTGGGAAATGGACCAAGTAGATTCATACCAGAGAAAGAGGTTAGTTTTAACATACATTGCTGGCTTAATCAACAAATTACAAGCACTTCTAACCCTTGTATTGTTGTTTAAATTAAACTACAGCACTTTACTCATAGTGAAGTGAAACTATTTTAGAAGTACCAAATTCCCCAGGTTTACCTAATTTTTACTCTCTCATTGTCCCAGATACTTCAAGTCAGTAAACTGGACGAAAGAACACAGTCGATTTTTGAGGACGCCTTCGCAGTGCTCGGTCGCCTTGACAACATCTCCCTGGTGATGGGGTTCCATCCTCAGTATCTGGAGAGCTTTCTTAAGACACAGCATTACCTGCTTCAGATGGATGGTCCTTTGTCTCTGCACTGCAGACATTACATAGGCATAATGGTGAGATGGCAGTATTTTTGCTAACTCTTTGCAACTCTCCGGGATGATGCTCAGAAACCACAGTGACAGATTCTTATAAAAGTTTGTCTGTTTTCAACAGGCTGCTGCCAGGCACCAGTGCACATATCTGGTCAACCTGCATGTGAATGACTTCCTGCAGGTTGGGGGCAATCCCAAGTGGTTGAATGGCCTGGAAGAAGCCCCACAGAAGCTGCAGGCTCTTGGGGAGCTCAATAAGATCCTAGCCCACCGTCCCTGGCTGCTCACCAAAGAACACATTGAGGTATGACTTCAGCCTTACATTAACACATGCCTAGATGCCCACAGCTGTTATGCAACTGTAATATGCACAGATAATTATTTTTATGACTATGACGTATTGGGTCAGTCTGGTtagagcagatataaagtttatTGGCTCTAATGgagttattttgtaataaatctGTAGTAATGAGTCTATTCTTTTGATATAACAGAGTCTACTGAAGGCAGAGGAGCACAGTTGGTCCCTGGCTGAACTGATTCATGTTGTGGTGCTGCTCACGCACTATCATTCTCTAGCCTCCTTTACTTTTGGTTGCGGCATCACCCCCGACATCCACACAGATGGAGGACATACGTTCAGGCCGCCCTCACTCAGCGGTTACTGCGCTTGTGATATTGCCAATGGGAATGGTGCCCTGGAGATGTTGGGGAACCAGCAGGTGAGACAGAGGGAAATGGATGTAAAGAGAGAACTTAATTTGCCTTGGAAGCATTTTATCTATTGGTCTGTTAAGTCTTTCAGACATCTGATATAGGAATGCATGGAGTGCAGGGTTCACATTCATGATCTTACAGTATACATGCTGCTGAACTATAAGTGTGTGACTCCCAGATTCCTGTGTGTGTAGGTGTCAGAATCATCTTGCGAGGTAGAGGTGCTGATGGAGAGGATGAAGCAGCTTCAGGAGTGTTGTGATGAAGAGGAGGCCAGTCAGGAGGAAATGGCCACACGTTTTGAGAGAGAGAAGATGGAGAGCATGCTGGTGATCACCTCTGGTACGTGACAACTCCAAATAAC
This sequence is a window from Xyrauchen texanus isolate HMW12.3.18 chromosome 30, RBS_HiC_50CHRs, whole genome shotgun sequence. Protein-coding genes within it:
- the LOC127624094 gene encoding sestrin-1-like isoform X2, translated to MRHASASHQTVENSTLTMTDFFKICTQCERLSKKDVGVRIPRPLGNGPSRFIPEKEILQVSKLDERTQSIFEDAFAVLGRLDNISLVMGFHPQYLESFLKTQHYLLQMDGPLSLHCRHYIGIMAAARHQCTYLVNLHVNDFLQVGGNPKWLNGLEEAPQKLQALGELNKILAHRPWLLTKEHIESLLKAEEHSWSLAELIHVVVLLTHYHSLASFTFGCGITPDIHTDGGHTFRPPSLSGYCACDIANGNGALEMLGNQQVSESSCEVEVLMERMKQLQECCDEEEASQEEMATRFEREKMESMLVITSEDEECVPSRDVSRHFEDPSYGYKDFSRRGEHVPTLRVQDYSWEDHGFSLVNRLYPDFGQLLDEKFQIAYNLTYNTMATHQGVDTSMLRRAIWNYIHCMFGIRYDDYDYGEINQLLDCSFKVYIKTMVCSPEKITKRMYESFWRQFQHSEKVHVNLLLMEARMQAELLYALRAITRYMT
- the LOC127624094 gene encoding sestrin-1-like isoform X1, whose product is MDMRDAAGRWDALGSRDASSRHAAMEIIHQEVIKNIESIGPIPDTHSSSPLATDDSLTSDINALLAHVLMLSKRCPYEDVRKKCIGLLQRVQDVGVRIPRPLGNGPSRFIPEKEILQVSKLDERTQSIFEDAFAVLGRLDNISLVMGFHPQYLESFLKTQHYLLQMDGPLSLHCRHYIGIMAAARHQCTYLVNLHVNDFLQVGGNPKWLNGLEEAPQKLQALGELNKILAHRPWLLTKEHIESLLKAEEHSWSLAELIHVVVLLTHYHSLASFTFGCGITPDIHTDGGHTFRPPSLSGYCACDIANGNGALEMLGNQQVSESSCEVEVLMERMKQLQECCDEEEASQEEMATRFEREKMESMLVITSEDEECVPSRDVSRHFEDPSYGYKDFSRRGEHVPTLRVQDYSWEDHGFSLVNRLYPDFGQLLDEKFQIAYNLTYNTMATHQGVDTSMLRRAIWNYIHCMFGIRYDDYDYGEINQLLDCSFKVYIKTMVCSPEKITKRMYESFWRQFQHSEKVHVNLLLMEARMQAELLYALRAITRYMT